One Paraburkholderia dioscoreae DNA segment encodes these proteins:
- a CDS encoding OmpA family protein → MNAKIMTRLAVFAVAGSLLAGCATQQGTNTAVGTGVGAGTGAALGAIFGGGKGAAIGAGVGAAVGGITGYNWQAIHNKLSGATKGTGTQITEQPDGSLKLNIPSSVTFDTNSYAVKPSFAPVLDQLAQTMQQNPELIAQVVGHTDSTGQPAYNQTLSVNRAESVTGYLGQRGVAPQRLSAQGMGQTQPIADNNTEAGRAANRRVEIYLRATAQHTTQ, encoded by the coding sequence ATGAATGCAAAAATCATGACTCGCCTGGCCGTCTTTGCCGTTGCCGGTTCGTTGCTGGCAGGTTGCGCCACCCAACAGGGCACCAACACAGCCGTAGGTACTGGCGTCGGCGCCGGCACCGGTGCGGCGCTGGGCGCAATCTTCGGCGGCGGCAAGGGCGCGGCGATCGGCGCGGGCGTCGGCGCAGCGGTGGGCGGCATCACCGGTTATAACTGGCAGGCCATTCACAACAAGCTGTCGGGCGCCACGAAGGGCACCGGCACGCAGATCACCGAACAGCCGGACGGCTCGCTCAAGCTGAACATTCCAAGCTCGGTCACGTTCGACACCAATAGCTACGCAGTCAAGCCGTCGTTCGCGCCGGTGCTGGACCAACTGGCGCAGACCATGCAACAGAACCCGGAACTGATCGCTCAGGTGGTCGGCCACACGGACAGCACGGGCCAGCCGGCGTACAACCAGACGCTGTCGGTCAACCGCGCAGAAAGCGTGACGGGCTACCTGGGCCAGCGCGGCGTCGCGCCGCAGCGCCTGTCGGCACAAGGCATGGGCCAAACCCAGCCGATCGCCGACAACAACACCGAAGCCGGCCGTGCAGCGAACCGCCGCGTGGAGATCTATCTGCGCGCAACGGCTCAGCACACCACGCAATAA
- the dcd gene encoding dCTP deaminase — protein sequence MTIKSDKWIRRMAESHKMIEPFAPDQVRVSEDGRKIVSYGTSSYGYDIRCADEFKIFTNINSTIVDPKNFDEKSFVDFKGDVCIIPPNSFALARTVEYFRIPRSVLTVCLGKSTYARCGIIVNVTPFEPEWEGHVTLEFSNTTPLPAKIYANEGVAQVLFFESDEICETSYADRGGKYQGQHGVTLPRT from the coding sequence ATGACTATCAAATCCGACAAGTGGATCCGGCGCATGGCCGAGTCGCACAAGATGATCGAGCCGTTCGCGCCCGATCAGGTTCGCGTCTCCGAAGACGGCCGGAAGATTGTCAGCTACGGCACGTCGAGCTATGGCTACGACATCCGCTGCGCCGACGAATTCAAGATCTTCACGAACATCAACTCGACCATCGTCGATCCGAAGAATTTCGACGAGAAATCGTTTGTCGACTTCAAGGGCGATGTCTGCATCATCCCGCCGAATTCGTTCGCGCTTGCGCGCACCGTCGAGTATTTCCGCATTCCGCGCAGCGTCCTGACCGTGTGTCTGGGCAAGTCCACGTATGCGCGTTGCGGGATCATCGTCAACGTGACGCCGTTCGAACCGGAATGGGAAGGCCACGTCACGCTCGAATTCTCGAATACGACACCTTTGCCTGCGAAAATCTACGCGAACGAAGGCGTCGCCCAGGTGCTGTTTTTCGAAAGCGACGAGATTTGTGAAACGTCGTACGCGGATCGCGGCGGCAAATATCAAGGTCAGCACGGCGTCACGTTGCCGAGAACGTGA
- the metG gene encoding methionine--tRNA ligase, producing the protein MSAPATDLSAGAPSGRRQILVTSALPYANGQIHIGHLVEYIQTDIWVRTLRMHGHEVYYVGADDTHGTPVMLRAEKEGLTPKQLIDRVWQEHKRDFDSFGISFDNYYSTDSEENRVLSENVYLALKEAGLIDARDIEQAYDPVKEMFLPDRFIKGECPKCGAKDQYGDSCEVCGSTYLPTELINPYSVVSGATPIRKTSTHYFFRLSDPRCENFLRAWVGGLAQPEATNKMREWLGDAGEAKLADWDISRDAPYFGFEIPGAPGKYFYVWLDAPVGYYASFKNLAEKRGLDFDAWVRKGSKAEQYHFIGKDILYFHTLFWPAMLEFSGHRTPTNVFAHGFLTVDGAKMSKSRGTFITAQSLIETGLNPEWLRYYFAAKLNSTMEDLDLNLDDFQARVNSDLVGKYVNIASRAAGFLIKRFDGRVQDSAMQHPLLTSLRAAVPQIAANYEAREYNRALRQTMELADAVNAYVDTAKPWDQAKDPANGVALHETCSVSIEAFRLLSLALKPVLPKLAEAVEGFLAIEPLVWADANVPLSSTRPINAYKHLMTRVDPKQIEALLAANRDSLQATPEAAAPADAKGKSKAAKAAAAEKDETPGVISIDDFAKIDLRIAKIVDCKAVEGSDKLLQLTLDVGEEKTRNVFSGIKSAYQPEQLVGKLTVMVANLAPRKMKFGMSEGMVLAASATDEKAEPGLYVLEPDSGAKPGMRVK; encoded by the coding sequence ATGTCAGCACCCGCAACCGATCTCTCCGCAGGCGCGCCGTCAGGCCGTCGCCAGATTCTCGTCACGTCGGCCCTTCCCTATGCGAACGGGCAAATCCATATTGGCCATCTGGTCGAATATATCCAGACGGACATCTGGGTCCGGACGTTGCGAATGCACGGGCACGAGGTCTACTACGTGGGCGCCGACGACACGCACGGCACGCCCGTCATGTTGCGCGCGGAGAAAGAAGGTCTCACGCCGAAGCAGCTGATCGACCGCGTCTGGCAGGAACACAAGCGCGACTTCGACAGCTTCGGGATTTCGTTCGACAATTACTATTCGACCGACTCCGAAGAGAACCGCGTTCTCAGCGAAAACGTCTATCTGGCGCTCAAGGAAGCAGGCCTGATCGACGCGCGCGACATCGAACAGGCGTATGACCCGGTCAAGGAAATGTTCCTGCCGGATCGCTTCATCAAGGGCGAATGCCCGAAATGCGGCGCGAAAGACCAGTACGGCGACAGCTGTGAAGTATGCGGTTCGACTTATCTGCCCACCGAACTGATCAATCCGTACTCGGTCGTCTCGGGCGCCACGCCGATTCGCAAGACCTCGACGCACTACTTCTTCCGTCTCTCCGATCCGCGTTGCGAGAATTTCCTGCGCGCATGGGTGGGCGGTCTGGCGCAGCCGGAAGCCACCAACAAGATGCGCGAATGGCTCGGCGACGCCGGCGAAGCCAAGCTCGCCGACTGGGACATCTCGCGCGACGCACCGTATTTCGGTTTCGAAATTCCGGGTGCGCCGGGCAAGTATTTCTATGTGTGGCTGGACGCGCCGGTCGGCTATTACGCGAGCTTCAAGAACCTCGCCGAAAAACGCGGCCTCGATTTCGACGCGTGGGTTCGCAAGGGTTCGAAGGCCGAGCAGTATCACTTCATCGGCAAGGACATTCTGTATTTCCATACGCTGTTCTGGCCGGCCATGCTCGAATTTTCGGGCCACCGCACGCCGACCAACGTGTTCGCGCACGGCTTCCTGACCGTGGACGGCGCGAAGATGTCGAAGTCGCGCGGCACCTTCATCACCGCGCAGAGTCTGATCGAGACGGGCCTGAATCCGGAATGGCTGCGCTATTACTTCGCGGCCAAGCTGAACAGCACGATGGAAGACCTCGACCTGAACCTCGACGACTTCCAGGCGCGCGTCAATAGCGATCTGGTCGGCAAATACGTGAACATCGCGAGCCGCGCCGCCGGCTTCCTGATCAAGCGCTTCGACGGCCGCGTGCAGGACAGTGCGATGCAGCATCCGCTGCTCACTTCGCTGCGCGCCGCCGTGCCGCAAATCGCCGCGAACTACGAAGCCCGCGAGTACAACCGCGCGCTGCGTCAGACTATGGAACTGGCCGACGCCGTGAACGCGTACGTCGACACCGCCAAGCCGTGGGATCAGGCCAAAGACCCGGCGAACGGCGTCGCGCTGCATGAAACGTGCAGCGTGAGCATAGAAGCGTTCCGCCTGCTGTCGCTGGCGCTGAAGCCGGTGCTGCCGAAGCTCGCCGAAGCGGTCGAAGGCTTCCTCGCCATCGAACCGCTGGTTTGGGCGGACGCCAACGTGCCGCTCAGTTCCACCCGGCCAATCAACGCGTACAAGCATCTGATGACGCGCGTCGATCCGAAGCAGATCGAAGCGCTGCTCGCCGCCAATCGCGACTCGCTGCAAGCCACGCCGGAAGCAGCCGCGCCGGCCGACGCCAAGGGCAAGTCGAAGGCAGCAAAAGCAGCCGCCGCCGAGAAAGACGAAACACCCGGCGTCATCTCGATCGACGACTTCGCGAAGATCGATTTGCGCATTGCGAAGATCGTCGACTGCAAGGCGGTGGAAGGTTCGGACAAACTGCTGCAACTCACGCTCGACGTCGGCGAAGAGAAGACCCGCAACGTGTTTTCGGGCATCAAGTCGGCGTATCAGCCGGAGCAACTGGTCGGCAAGCTCACGGTCATGGTCGCCAATCTCGCGCCGCGCAAGATGAAGTTCGGCATGTCCGAAGGCATGGTGCTGGCCGCCTCCGCCACCGACGAGAAAGCCGAACCGGGTCTTTACGTGCTCGAGCCGGATAGCGGCGCGAAGCCGGGCATGCGCGTGAAGTAA
- a CDS encoding arginine/lysine/ornithine decarboxylase, whose product MKFRFPVVIIDEDFRSENISGSGIRALAEAIEKEGAEVLGLTSYGDLTSFAQQSSRASCFILSIDDDELLPYVDNVVVEGETPELAAAIVALRAFVTEVRRRNADIPIFLYGETRTSRHLPNDILRELHGFIHMFEDTPEFVARHIIRETKVYLDSLAPPFFKELVQYADEGSYSWHCPGHSGGVAFLKSPLGQMFHQFFGENMLRADVCNAVDELGQLLDHTGPVAASERNAARIFSADHVFFVTNGTSTSNKIVWHGTVAPGDIVLVDRNCHKSILHAITMTGSIPVFLTPTRNNFGIIGPIPRSEFEPENIKKKILANPFAREALAKNPELKPRILTITQSTYDGVIYNVEMIKEMLGDWLDTLHFDEAWLPHAEFHEFYQDMHAIGAGRPRIGAMVFATHSTHKLLAGISQASQIVVQDSKNSRFDKHRFNEAYLMHTSTSPQYAIIASCDVAAAMMEAPGGTALVEESIAEALDFRRAMSKVDAEYGDDWFFKVWGPDQFAEEGIGSREDWMLRPNDPWHGFGPLADGFNMLDPIKATIVTPGLDMDGGFGESGIPAAIVTKYLAEHGIIVEKTGLYSFFIMFTIGITKGRWNSMVTELQQFKDDYDNNQPLWRVLPEFVSHHPMYERVGLRDLCEQIHSVYRANDIARLTTEMYLSSMEPAMKPSDAFAKLAHREIDRVPIDELEGRVTSILLTPYPPGIPLLIPGERFNRTIVNYLRFAREFNERFPGFHTDIHGLVGETINGRIEYFVDCVRG is encoded by the coding sequence ATGAAGTTTCGTTTTCCCGTCGTCATCATCGACGAAGATTTCCGCTCCGAGAACATCTCGGGTTCCGGCATCCGGGCTCTGGCCGAAGCTATCGAGAAAGAAGGCGCGGAAGTGCTCGGGTTGACGAGCTACGGCGATCTGACCTCGTTCGCGCAGCAGTCGAGCCGCGCCTCGTGCTTCATCCTCTCGATCGACGACGACGAACTGCTGCCGTACGTCGATAACGTCGTGGTGGAAGGCGAGACGCCGGAACTGGCCGCCGCGATCGTCGCGCTGCGCGCGTTCGTGACCGAAGTGCGCCGCCGCAACGCCGACATTCCGATCTTCCTGTACGGCGAAACGCGCACCTCGCGCCACCTGCCGAACGACATCCTGCGCGAACTGCACGGCTTCATCCACATGTTCGAGGACACGCCGGAGTTCGTCGCGCGCCATATCATCCGCGAGACCAAGGTGTATCTGGATTCGCTCGCGCCGCCGTTCTTCAAGGAACTGGTGCAGTACGCGGACGAAGGCTCGTACTCGTGGCACTGTCCGGGCCACTCGGGCGGCGTCGCGTTCCTGAAGAGCCCGCTCGGCCAGATGTTCCACCAGTTCTTCGGCGAGAACATGCTGCGCGCGGACGTGTGCAATGCCGTCGACGAACTCGGCCAGTTGCTGGACCATACCGGTCCGGTGGCGGCTTCCGAACGCAACGCGGCGCGCATCTTCAGCGCGGACCACGTGTTCTTCGTGACCAACGGCACGTCCACGTCGAACAAGATCGTCTGGCACGGTACGGTAGCGCCCGGCGACATCGTGCTGGTGGACCGCAACTGCCACAAGTCGATCCTGCACGCGATCACCATGACCGGCTCGATTCCGGTGTTCCTCACGCCGACGCGCAACAACTTCGGCATCATCGGTCCGATTCCGCGCAGCGAGTTCGAGCCGGAAAACATCAAGAAGAAGATTCTGGCGAACCCGTTCGCCCGCGAAGCGCTCGCGAAGAATCCGGAGCTCAAGCCGCGCATCCTGACCATTACGCAAAGTACCTACGACGGCGTGATCTACAACGTCGAGATGATCAAGGAAATGCTGGGCGACTGGCTCGACACGCTGCACTTCGACGAAGCCTGGCTGCCGCACGCGGAATTCCACGAGTTCTATCAGGACATGCACGCAATCGGCGCGGGGCGTCCGCGCATCGGCGCGATGGTGTTCGCCACGCACTCCACGCACAAGCTGCTGGCCGGCATTTCGCAGGCTTCGCAGATCGTCGTGCAGGATTCGAAGAACAGCCGCTTCGACAAGCATCGTTTCAATGAAGCGTATCTGATGCACACGTCGACCAGCCCGCAGTACGCGATCATCGCCTCGTGCGACGTGGCCGCGGCGATGATGGAAGCGCCGGGCGGCACCGCGCTCGTCGAAGAGTCGATCGCGGAGGCGTTGGACTTCCGCCGCGCAATGAGCAAGGTCGACGCCGAATATGGCGACGACTGGTTCTTCAAGGTGTGGGGCCCGGATCAGTTCGCCGAAGAAGGCATCGGCTCGCGCGAAGACTGGATGCTGCGTCCGAACGATCCGTGGCACGGTTTCGGACCGCTCGCAGACGGCTTCAACATGCTCGACCCGATCAAGGCAACGATCGTCACGCCGGGTCTGGATATGGACGGCGGCTTCGGCGAGTCGGGTATTCCGGCCGCGATCGTCACGAAGTATCTGGCCGAGCACGGCATCATCGTCGAGAAGACCGGGCTGTATTCGTTCTTCATCATGTTCACGATCGGCATCACCAAGGGCCGCTGGAACTCGATGGTCACCGAACTCCAGCAGTTCAAGGACGACTACGACAACAACCAGCCGCTGTGGCGCGTGCTGCCCGAGTTCGTCTCGCATCATCCGATGTACGAGCGCGTCGGCCTGCGCGATCTGTGCGAGCAGATTCACAGTGTCTACCGCGCGAACGACATTGCGCGCCTGACGACCGAGATGTACCTGTCGAGCATGGAACCGGCCATGAAGCCTTCGGATGCGTTCGCCAAGCTCGCGCACCGCGAGATCGACCGCGTGCCTATCGACGAACTGGAAGGCCGCGTCACGTCGATCCTGCTGACGCCGTATCCGCCGGGTATTCCGTTGCTGATTCCGGGCGAACGCTTCAACAGGACCATCGTCAACTATCTGCGTTTTGCGCGCGAGTTCAACGAGCGCTTCCCGGGTTTCCACACGGACATCCACGGGCTTGTCGGCGAAACGATCAACGGGCGCATCGAATACTTCGTCGATTGCGTTCGCGGCTGA
- a CDS encoding superoxide dismutase family protein: MGKRIDGQAVHAFIVLAATSVLLCGCSAFLRPQEKRADAQLLPTVGNQARGLVTFIERSDGVQVTYNLAGMPPNSDHALQVHERGDCNAADGSSAGQVFSPAAERLKTGARVEGDLGNIHADANGVATGFIVAPDVSLDGIRSVLQRAVVLHHDATDPYAYPQHGAGPALACGVIRQ, encoded by the coding sequence ATGGGAAAACGAATCGACGGGCAGGCGGTGCATGCGTTCATCGTCCTGGCTGCCACCAGTGTGCTGTTATGCGGCTGTAGCGCGTTCCTGAGACCGCAGGAAAAACGTGCCGACGCTCAGTTGCTGCCCACCGTGGGCAATCAGGCGCGCGGCCTCGTCACGTTCATCGAGCGCTCGGACGGCGTGCAGGTCACCTACAATCTCGCGGGCATGCCGCCCAATAGCGACCACGCGCTGCAAGTGCACGAGCGCGGCGACTGCAACGCCGCCGACGGTTCCAGCGCGGGCCAGGTGTTCTCGCCAGCCGCGGAGCGGCTGAAAACCGGCGCGCGGGTCGAAGGCGATCTCGGCAACATTCACGCGGATGCGAACGGCGTGGCCACGGGCTTCATCGTCGCGCCGGACGTTTCGCTCGACGGCATCCGCTCGGTATTGCAGCGCGCGGTGGTGCTGCATCACGACGCGACTGATCCGTACGCCTACCCGCAGCATGGCGCAGGCCCCGCGCTCGCATGCGGAGTGATCCGCCAATGA
- the apbC gene encoding iron-sulfur cluster carrier protein ApbC — protein sequence MSIDRALVDAALAAVADPNTGRPYAAAKNIKNVAVQDATVSVDVVLGYPAMRQFDAIRAQFSDALRAVPGVADARVQVSQHIAAHTVQRGVKLLPNVKNIVAVASGKGGVGKSTTAVNLALALASEGASIGILDADIYGPSLPMMLGIVGRPESPDEKSMNPMTGHGLQANSIGFLIEQDNPMVWRGPMATSALEQLLRQTNWHDLDYLIVDMPPGTGDIQLTLSQRVPVTGAVIVTTPQDIALLDAKKGLKMFEKVGIPILGIVENMGTHICSNCGHEEHIFGAGGGERMGKEYGVDVLGSLPLDIGIREQADSGKPTVVADPEGRIAEIYRSIARKVAIHIAERARDMTSKFPNIVVQNT from the coding sequence ATGAGTATCGATCGGGCTTTGGTCGACGCTGCCCTCGCGGCCGTCGCCGACCCCAACACCGGCCGACCGTACGCGGCGGCCAAAAATATCAAGAACGTCGCGGTGCAGGATGCCACGGTCAGCGTCGATGTGGTACTCGGCTATCCGGCCATGCGCCAATTCGACGCCATCCGCGCGCAATTCTCCGACGCGCTGCGCGCCGTGCCCGGTGTGGCCGACGCGCGTGTCCAGGTGTCGCAGCACATCGCGGCGCATACCGTGCAGCGCGGCGTGAAACTGTTGCCGAACGTCAAGAATATCGTCGCGGTGGCGTCGGGCAAGGGCGGCGTCGGCAAGAGCACGACGGCCGTGAATCTCGCACTGGCGCTGGCAAGCGAAGGCGCCTCCATCGGCATTCTCGACGCGGACATCTACGGCCCGTCGCTGCCGATGATGCTGGGTATCGTCGGCCGCCCCGAGTCGCCGGACGAAAAGTCGATGAACCCGATGACCGGCCACGGCCTGCAGGCCAACTCGATCGGTTTCCTGATCGAGCAGGACAACCCGATGGTGTGGCGCGGCCCGATGGCCACTTCCGCGTTGGAACAGCTGCTGCGGCAGACCAACTGGCACGATCTCGACTACCTGATCGTCGACATGCCGCCGGGCACAGGCGACATTCAGCTGACCCTGTCGCAACGCGTGCCGGTGACGGGCGCCGTGATCGTCACGACGCCGCAGGACATCGCGCTGCTCGACGCGAAGAAGGGTCTCAAGATGTTCGAGAAGGTCGGCATTCCGATTCTCGGCATTGTCGAGAACATGGGCACGCATATCTGCTCGAACTGCGGCCATGAAGAGCATATCTTCGGCGCCGGCGGCGGCGAGCGCATGGGCAAGGAATACGGCGTCGACGTGCTCGGCAGCCTGCCGCTCGACATCGGGATCCGCGAGCAGGCCGACTCGGGCAAACCGACCGTGGTGGCGGACCCGGAGGGGCGTATCGCCGAGATTTACCGGTCGATCGCACGCAAGGTGGCGATTCATATCGCCGAGCGGGCTCGCGACATGACGTCGAAGTTTCCGAACATCGTCGTCCAGAACACCTGA